The following coding sequences lie in one Candidatus Zixiibacteriota bacterium genomic window:
- a CDS encoding DegT/DnrJ/EryC1/StrS family aminotransferase, protein MKVPFFRLKFTSSERKAVLEVLKSGWVTSGPKAREFENKIRAIAGAKYAVAVSSCTAGLHLALRAFGIGDGDEVITSPFTMAATVEAILYTGAKPVLADIDPVTLNINPDCIEGKITSRTKAILPIDIAGWPCANDKIRKIARKHHLYLIEDAAHALGASYRQRPIGSLADATVFSFYSTKNITTGEGGMVVTDSKKLTERIRHLSLHGMTSSGWKRYAGGGWKYDITELGYKENLSDLAAGLGLGQLSRFEAMQQRRHRLARLYYRGLEDLTDYLELPYLDENSKHAWHLFIIRMNPGMWRIDRDRLIAELERKGVGCGVHFIPVHHFSYFRRALKFKKADLKQADWSFQRVISLPFYFDLNAREIEYVCRTIKALAVKFGK, encoded by the coding sequence ATGAAAGTTCCCTTTTTCAGATTGAAGTTTACTTCTTCCGAAAGGAAGGCGGTTCTTGAGGTTCTCAAATCCGGGTGGGTCACCAGCGGCCCGAAGGCACGGGAATTTGAGAATAAGATAAGGGCAATTGCGGGAGCCAAATATGCGGTGGCGGTTTCCTCATGCACGGCCGGGTTACATCTGGCGCTGAGGGCGTTTGGTATTGGTGATGGTGATGAAGTGATTACATCGCCATTCACCATGGCGGCCACGGTTGAGGCCATTCTTTATACCGGCGCAAAACCGGTTCTGGCCGATATCGACCCGGTGACGCTGAATATTAATCCCGACTGCATTGAGGGTAAGATTACCTCACGGACAAAGGCAATACTGCCGATTGATATTGCCGGCTGGCCGTGCGCAAATGATAAGATCAGAAAAATCGCCCGGAAGCATCATCTGTATCTCATTGAAGATGCCGCTCATGCCCTGGGGGCGTCTTACCGGCAAAGGCCAATCGGTTCTCTGGCCGATGCCACGGTATTTTCTTTCTATTCGACCAAGAATATCACTACCGGCGAGGGGGGAATGGTGGTCACAGATTCGAAAAAGCTGACGGAACGTATCCGTCATCTCTCGCTGCACGGGATGACTTCCTCGGGGTGGAAAAGATATGCCGGCGGCGGCTGGAAATACGATATTACGGAACTGGGGTACAAGGAGAATCTTTCCGATCTGGCGGCCGGACTGGGACTGGGACAACTGAGCCGTTTCGAGGCGATGCAGCAGAGGCGGCACAGGCTGGCGCGGCTGTACTATCGGGGATTGGAAGATCTGACCGACTATCTGGAATTGCCGTACCTGGATGAGAATTCGAAGCATGCCTGGCATCTGTTCATCATAAGAATGAATCCTGGAATGTGGCGGATTGACCGGGATCGATTGATTGCGGAACTGGAGAGGAAGGGTGTCGGATGCGGGGTGCATTTCATCCCGGTGCATCATTTTTCATATTTTCGAAGAGCATTAAAATTTAAAAAAGCGGATTTGAAGCAGGCAGATTGGAGCTTCCAGAGAGTGATTTCGCTTCCTTTTTATTTTGACCTGAACGCCAGAGAAATAGAATATGTATGCCGCACAATAAAAGCTCTGGCGGTGAAATTCGGGAAATAG
- a CDS encoding glycosyltransferase, translating to MPGIINTNRKIVILGNAASVHIRRWAKGISDSGLGVTVISYGGKEIEGIETILLGGQTGKRLGYIGLLSMVRRAIRKIAPDLVHSHYATGYGLWGKYSDIHPFIISVWGSDIVEFPSNGLKRWGLRRILLAADYVTATSEFLKSQTLMLAPETASRIAVIPFGVEIPPARSPRQSAEVRLIFMKAHQRKYGPDILLKALHLLSDRGKHIVLTMAGTGELTDDLKSMVHEFLLDDRVKFVGYIENDQVPSILAEHDIMVMPSLAESFGVAALEGAAVGLPVIASDVGGIPEVVEDGETGILVRPGDPESLAEAIMKLASDVELRKRMGKAGKEMVGRKYRWQASIDQMVQLYERLMMRKRA from the coding sequence ATGCCGGGAATAATTAATACAAATCGCAAAATTGTCATTCTGGGGAATGCCGCTTCAGTGCATATCAGGCGCTGGGCCAAAGGCATATCCGATAGCGGACTGGGAGTGACCGTTATTTCCTATGGCGGAAAGGAAATAGAGGGGATTGAAACCATTTTGCTGGGCGGTCAGACCGGGAAAAGGCTGGGATATATCGGCCTGCTTTCTATGGTGAGGCGTGCGATACGAAAGATTGCACCTGATTTGGTGCACAGTCATTACGCCACCGGCTACGGCCTGTGGGGGAAATACAGTGATATTCACCCATTCATCATTTCGGTATGGGGCTCGGATATCGTAGAATTTCCCTCCAACGGCTTGAAGCGATGGGGGCTCCGAAGAATTCTACTCGCCGCCGATTATGTGACGGCCACCAGTGAATTCCTGAAATCGCAGACGCTTATGCTGGCTCCGGAGACAGCCTCGCGGATAGCGGTCATACCCTTCGGGGTGGAGATACCTCCGGCTCGTTCGCCCAGGCAATCGGCCGAAGTCAGACTTATTTTTATGAAGGCGCATCAGAGGAAATATGGTCCCGATATTCTATTAAAGGCGTTGCATCTATTATCGGACAGGGGCAAGCATATAGTGCTGACGATGGCCGGAACGGGTGAATTGACCGATGATCTGAAAAGCATGGTGCATGAATTTCTGCTTGATGACAGGGTGAAATTTGTTGGATATATAGAAAATGATCAGGTGCCTTCCATTCTGGCGGAACATGATATTATGGTGATGCCGTCATTGGCCGAATCTTTCGGTGTGGCGGCTCTGGAGGGGGCGGCAGTGGGATTACCGGTCATTGCCTCAGATGTGGGCGGTATTCCGGAGGTTGTGGAAGACGGCGAGACCGGCATTCTGGTAAGGCCCGGTGACCCGGAGAGTCTGGCTGAAGCAATAATGAAATTGGCCTCTGATGTCGAATTAAGAAAGAGAATGGGAAAAGCCGGAAAAGAAATGGTCGGCCGGAAATATCGCTGGCAGGCAAGCATTGATCAAATGGTGCAGCTTTACGAAAGATTGATGATGAGGAAGAGGGCATAA